Below is a window of Shinella sp. PSBB067 DNA.
GCGCGGCGGTGATCATCCTTGCCGGGATTGCGGGATCGCAGATGTTCAACGCCCTGACGGCCCTTATCATCGCGCAGTCGGCAAGCGCCGAGCAGGCGCGGGGCATCATGTTCTGGCTGCTGGGCAACCTTTCCGGCGTGCGCTGGCCAGACACCTGGCTGGTGCTGCCGATGGCCCTCGTCGGGCTCGGCATCACGTTGTGGCATGTCCGGGCACTCGACGCCTTCGCCTTCGGCGCCGAGAGCGCGGCCGCGCTCGGCATCGACGTGCGCCGCACGCAGGTCGTGCTGATCGGAACGGCGACGCTGGTGACGGCGATCATGGTCTCGGTCGCCGGCGCCATCGGCTTCGTCGGGCTCGTCGTGCCGCATGCCATGCGCATTCTCGTCGGCGCGCGCCACAGCCGGCTGGTGCCGGCGACGGCACTCGCCGGGGCGGTCTTCCTCGTCGTCTCCGATGTCGTCTCGCGCATCGCCCTTCCCGGGCAGGTCCTGCCGATCGGCGTCGTCACCGCGCTGGTCGGTGCGCCGGCCTTCGCCTTCATCATGGTCAGGGGAAGGCAGCGATGACCGACAGGCCCGTACTCGAAGCGGTCGGCGTCGCCCGGATGGCCGGTGGCCGCCCGATCGTTTCCGGCATCGATCTCGGCGTGCGCGCCGGCGAGACGCTCGGCCTGATAGGACCAAACGGCTCGGGAAAATCGACGCTCCTGAACATGCTGGCCGGGCTCGTCAGCCCGAGCCGGGGCGAGATCCGCCTCGCCGGCCGGCCCATGGCGCGCCTCAGCCGGCGCGAGGTCGCGCGCTCCATCGCCTTCGTCGCCCAGCAGGCCGAGACGGGTGAGCGGATTTGCGTTCGCGATGCGGTCGAGCTCGGCCGCACGCCGTGGCTCGATGCGCTGCGGCCGTGGGGCCGCGAGGACGACGATGCCGTGAACGCGGCGCTCGAGGCCGTCGATATGCAGCACATGGCTCGCCGCGACTGGGCGACGCTCTCGGGCGGTGAGCGCCAGCGGGTCCATATCGCCCGCGCCCATGCGCAGAAACCGCAGCTCCTGCTTCTCGACGAGCCGACGAACCATCTCGACATCCACCACCAGATCGGCATTCTCGACCTCATCGGAACGCTCGCGGTGACGACCGTCATCGCCCTCCACGACCTCAACCACGCACAGCGCTGCGATCGATTGCTGGTGATGAAACACGGGCGATGCGCGGCCCTCGGGCCGCCGCACGAGGTGCTCACCGCACCGCTGATCCGCGAGATATTCGCCGTCGAGGCCGAACTCATCCCC
It encodes the following:
- a CDS encoding iron ABC transporter permease, whose amino-acid sequence is MRQGAAVHGLGWLFWLAPAVLAAALLFGTAVGETRIPLATVFDVLATKTGFLDRAIDPIELSVIWHYRMSRAVVAACGGASLALSGLILQALLRNPLAEPYLLGISAGASTGAVAVTVAGFGAGLLSMSAGAFAGAITAFVLVALLARAAGGGTGMRGAAVIILAGIAGSQMFNALTALIIAQSASAEQARGIMFWLLGNLSGVRWPDTWLVLPMALVGLGITLWHVRALDAFAFGAESAAALGIDVRRTQVVLIGTATLVTAIMVSVAGAIGFVGLVVPHAMRILVGARHSRLVPATALAGAVFLVVSDVVSRIALPGQVLPIGVVTALVGAPAFAFIMVRGRQR
- a CDS encoding ABC transporter ATP-binding protein, translating into MTDRPVLEAVGVARMAGGRPIVSGIDLGVRAGETLGLIGPNGSGKSTLLNMLAGLVSPSRGEIRLAGRPMARLSRREVARSIAFVAQQAETGERICVRDAVELGRTPWLDALRPWGREDDDAVNAALEAVDMQHMARRDWATLSGGERQRVHIARAHAQKPQLLLLDEPTNHLDIHHQIGILDLIGTLAVTTVIALHDLNHAQRCDRLLVMKHGRCAALGPPHEVLTAPLIREIFAVEAELIPHPSGGRPVFAFQRLA